The following are from one region of the Gloeomargarita lithophora Alchichica-D10 genome:
- a CDS encoding DUF5615 family PIN-like protein produces MRLLFDQNLSRKLVTRLADLYPTSSHVQLHALEEKTDTEIWEFAKTNDFCIVTQDADFAERSRLYASPPKVIWLRCGNAPTHQVEALLRFGSSAIEELLHNPNFHCLELY; encoded by the coding sequence TTGAGGTTGCTTTTTGATCAAAATTTGAGTCGTAAACTGGTAACCCGATTAGCTGACCTTTACCCAACTTCCAGTCATGTCCAATTGCACGCCTTGGAAGAGAAGACTGATACTGAGATATGGGAGTTTGCCAAGACTAATGATTTCTGCATCGTGACTCAAGATGCGGACTTTGCTGAGAGAAGTCGTTTATATGCCTCTCCACCCAAAGTTATATGGCTACGCTGTGGTAATGCACCAACCCACCAAGTTGAAGCTTTACTCCGCTTTGGATCATCTGCAATTGAGGAACTTTTGCACAACCCTAATTTCCATTGTTTAGAACTGTACTGA
- a CDS encoding DUF433 domain-containing protein — protein sequence MAYHDIITLEPDKRGGKPCIRRMRITVYDVLGWLAAGMSPAEIVEDFPELTEQDIRACLEFAADREHRLTVSAGVA from the coding sequence ATGGCCTATCACGATATTATTACCCTTGAACCGGACAAACGAGGGGGCAAACCCTGTATCCGACGCATGCGAATCACTGTGTACGATGTTTTGGGCTGGCTGGCTGCTGGTATGTCCCCTGCTGAAATCGTGGAAGATTTTCCTGAATTGACGGAACAGGATATTAGGGCTTGTCTAGAATTTGCGGCTGATCGGGAACATCGTTTAACGGTTTCGGCAGGTGTTGCTTGA
- a CDS encoding 1,9-bis(guanidino)-5-aza-nonane synthase → MKRQELLHTPVEAIDIKQFDVVGLVESMAQTAFQARNLGRAAQIYDQMIQDQECSIILCLAGSLFSAGLKKVVLDLVTHNMVDAIVSTGANIVDQDFFEALGFRHYVGDPLADDEVLRQHQIDRIYDTYIDENELRTCDHVIAELAGTLAPRPYSSREFIQHMGAYLERYGKDDQSVVLAAYRHQVPIFVPAFSDCSAGFGLVYHQWYAPDSHVTIDSVRDFRELTQCKLASPYTGLVMIGGGVPKNFAQDTVVAAELLGFEATMHRYAIQITVADERDGALSGSTLREAHSWGKVNMATEQMVFAEATLALPLVAGYVYGKGNWRARQPRKLAQLFQRQLAVV, encoded by the coding sequence ATGAAGCGTCAAGAATTGTTGCACACACCGGTGGAAGCGATTGACATCAAGCAGTTTGATGTGGTCGGTTTGGTGGAATCTATGGCCCAGACGGCTTTTCAAGCCCGTAATTTGGGGCGAGCCGCGCAAATTTATGACCAGATGATTCAGGATCAGGAATGTAGCATCATTTTGTGTTTGGCTGGTTCCCTGTTTAGTGCCGGTTTGAAGAAGGTGGTGCTGGATTTGGTCACCCACAATATGGTGGATGCGATTGTGTCCACGGGTGCCAACATTGTGGATCAGGATTTCTTTGAAGCCTTGGGTTTTCGTCATTATGTGGGCGACCCTTTGGCGGATGATGAGGTGCTGCGCCAGCATCAGATTGACCGGATTTACGACACCTACATTGATGAAAATGAATTACGTACCTGCGACCATGTGATTGCTGAGCTTGCCGGTACGTTGGCCCCCCGTCCCTACTCGTCCCGGGAGTTTATCCAACACATGGGGGCGTATCTGGAACGGTATGGCAAGGATGACCAATCGGTGGTGCTGGCGGCCTACCGGCATCAGGTGCCGATTTTTGTCCCGGCGTTTAGCGACTGCTCGGCGGGGTTTGGGTTGGTTTATCACCAGTGGTATGCGCCGGACAGCCATGTGACGATTGACTCGGTGCGGGATTTTCGGGAGTTGACCCAGTGCAAGCTGGCGAGTCCTTACACGGGGTTGGTGATGATCGGCGGCGGTGTGCCGAAAAACTTTGCTCAGGATACGGTGGTGGCGGCGGAATTGTTGGGGTTTGAAGCCACCATGCACCGCTACGCCATTCAAATCACGGTGGCGGATGAGCGGGATGGGGCACTCTCCGGCTCGACCCTGCGGGAAGCCCACTCCTGGGGCAAGGTGAATATGGCCACAGAACAAATGGTGTTTGCGGAAGCGACCCTGGCTCTGCCCCTGGTGGCGGGTTATGTGTATGGCAAGGGGAATTGGCGTGCCCGTCAGCCCCGCAAGCTCGCCCAGTTGTTCCAACGACAGTTGGCGGTGGTCTAG
- a CDS encoding phosphoribulokinase, which produces MSSNSEPVVVIGVAGDSGCGKSTFLRRLTDLFGADWLTVICLDDYHCLDRKQRKVAGVTALNPKANNFDLMYEQIKALKAGKSIEKPIYNHETGMIDPPEPIVPSRIVVIEGLHPFYDERVRELIDFGVYLDLDDAVKIAWKIQRDMAERGHTYEDVVRSIESRRPDFMAYIDPQKQYADVVIQILPTQLIPNDTERRVLRVRLVQKEGRPGFSPAYLFDEGSTISWIPCGRKLTCSYPGIRLFYGPDEYYGHEVSVLEVDGQFEQLEELIYIEQHLSDTSTQYYGEMTELLRKHPEYPGSNNGTGLFQVLVGLKMRAAYHQLVSKEIPIPAAV; this is translated from the coding sequence ATGTCCAGCAATTCAGAACCGGTTGTGGTCATTGGTGTGGCGGGGGACTCCGGATGCGGCAAGTCCACCTTTTTGCGCCGTCTCACGGATTTGTTTGGAGCCGACTGGCTGACGGTGATTTGTCTGGACGATTACCATTGCCTCGACCGCAAACAGCGCAAGGTGGCGGGGGTGACGGCGCTCAATCCCAAGGCCAATAATTTTGATTTAATGTACGAACAAATTAAAGCCTTAAAAGCGGGTAAATCCATTGAAAAACCCATTTATAACCACGAAACGGGGATGATTGACCCGCCGGAACCCATCGTTCCCAGCCGGATTGTGGTCATTGAGGGATTGCATCCTTTTTATGACGAGCGGGTGCGGGAGTTGATTGATTTTGGGGTTTATTTAGACCTAGACGATGCGGTAAAAATTGCCTGGAAAATCCAACGGGACATGGCGGAACGGGGGCATACCTACGAGGATGTGGTGCGTTCGATTGAGTCCCGTCGCCCGGATTTTATGGCCTACATTGACCCGCAGAAGCAATACGCCGATGTGGTGATTCAGATTTTACCCACCCAACTGATTCCCAACGATACGGAGCGGCGGGTACTGCGGGTGCGGCTGGTGCAAAAAGAAGGTCGTCCTGGGTTTAGCCCCGCCTATTTGTTTGATGAGGGTTCGACCATTTCCTGGATTCCCTGCGGGCGGAAACTCACCTGTTCCTACCCAGGGATTCGCCTGTTTTATGGCCCGGATGAGTACTACGGCCATGAGGTTTCGGTGCTAGAAGTGGATGGGCAATTTGAGCAATTGGAAGAACTGATTTACATCGAGCAACATCTGAGTGATACCTCCACCCAATACTACGGGGAGATGACCGAACTACTCCGCAAGCACCCCGAATATCCCGGTTCCAACAATGGCACGGGTTTATTTCAGGTGTTGGTGGGTCTGAAGATGCGGGCGGCCTATCACCAACTGGTCAGCAAGGAAATCCCAATTC